In the Pseudoalteromonas sp. A25 genome, AATTTTGAAAACCTTCGAGAAATCTAACCAAGTACTGCCGTGGACTACTGAGTGGGTGATGGCGGCGAGTAATTTTGTTCAGGATTATTGGCTTGCGAGCCTAGTGGTGATAACCGGCAGCATCATAATGATGAAGCGTGCATTACAGCAACCTAAAGTGCGCTTTTGGTTTGATAGCAAGCTGTTAGTGATGCCGGGTATTGGCAAGGTCAGTCGCGGCATTAATACAGCGCGTTTTGCACGTACCTTGAGTATTTTATCCTCGAGTTCAGTTCCGCTTCTAGAAGGAATGAAAATTTCTGGCCAGGTACTCGAAAATGAAAAAATTAAAGCGGCGGTGGCAGAGGCGGCAACACGCGTGAGTGAAGGGGCGAGTTTGCGAGCAGCATTGCAGCAAACCAAGCTATTCCCGCCTATGATGCTGCATATGATCGCCAGCGGTGAAAAGTCGGGTGAGCTTGAGCAAATGCTAGAACGCGCCGCAAATAACCAAGATAGAGAGTTTGAAAGCATGGTGAGCGTGTCACTTAAGCTTTTGGAGCCTGCGATGATAGCCAGTATGGCCGTGATCGTGTTGTTCATTGTAATGGCTATCTTACAACCAATTATGGCTATGAACAAAGCGGTTGGTTTGTAGTCAAAAATAACGCATATGCATGTAATTCACATGCTGCATTAAGTATTAACTTTGAGGGAAAATATCGTGAAGAAACAATCAGGTTTTTCATTATTAGAAGTAATGGTGGTATTGGTGATCATCGGTATGATCATGTCTATCGTTGCACCAAACATTATGGGTTCACAAGAAGAAGCTGCGATTGATAAAGCACATCTGGATATTCAGCAGCTTGAAGACGCAATGAATATGTACAAGTTAAAGAACAAAGCGTTTCCAACAACAGAGCAAGGCTTAGAAGCGCTTGTGACACAAACGACAATAGATCCAGTACCAAAGCGTTTTCCTGATGGTGGATTTATCTCTAAATTACCAGAAGACCCTTGGGGCAACCCTTATCAACTAGTTAGCCCAGGTGAAATGGGTAAAATTGACATCTTCTCAATGGGCCCAGACGGCGAAGTTGGCACTGAAGATGATATTGGTAACTGGGACGAAGAGAAGTAGCGAATCATTTTATATGAGCAACATGTCACCTGAGCTGAGCACAGTAAAAACACAGCACGGATTTAGCTTAATTGAGATCCTTGTTGTGATTGTCATCATTGCATTTGCCACCAAAATGGTGACTTATAGCTTTGGCGGTGACATGGAAGAAGAGCTAGAAAAAAAGGCACTGCGTACGCACAGTGTCTTAAATATGGCCTCTGAGTTTGCTGTGCTAAATCAGGTTGAGCTAGGTTTACATTTAGATAAGAACACACTTGAGCTACTGGTTTTTGATGGTGATAAGTGGACGACTCTTGAGTCAGAAGAATTGTATAAACCCATCGAGTTTAGTGAGCACTACCGCGTTGAGTTGAAAATAGAAGACTTGGCCTGGGCGCAAGATAACTTGCTAGAGCAGGCAAATTGGCGAGAGCTGATGGGGACAAGTGATGATGAAAGTTTATTAGAACTGAAAAAGCTTAAAGTCCCTCAAGTGCTTATATTATCTTCTGGAGAAGTGAGCGCATTTCAGCTGACAATTGAATTGGCTGAGCAAAGCGAGCCTGTCTATTTCATTGAAGGTGAGTTTATGGCGCCCGTTAATTTGCGTATGGAGCCTGAGGCATGATGCGTACCAGTCGTGGTTTTACATTATTGGAAGTGATGGTTGCGATGAGCATTTGTGCGATGGCAGGCATTGCTGCCATGCAAGCCACAGGGGAGCATATAACCCATATTTCAACACTTGAAGATCAAACCTATGCTTCATGGGTGGCCGAAAACCGCCTTGTTGAGATGCGCGCTAGTGGCGACAAGTGGTCGGGTACCAATGGCCAAAAGGGCGAAGAAGAGCTCGCTGAAAGAACATGGTACTGGCAACAAAAAGTCACAGCAACGGCGGATCCAAGCTTTGTTAAAGTGACTGTCGAAGTGTTTAGTGATGAAGCTCTCAAACATTCAGTTTACGATTTAACGACGTTTATGCTAAAGGACAAGTCGTAATGCGTCAGCGTGGCTTTACTTTATTAGAGGTGATGGTTGCGCTGGGGATTCTAGCGTTTGTGGTGATGTCTACCCATCAAATTTTGGACTCTACACTCAAAGCCAAAGAAGCGTCAGAGTCGACCATTGCTGAACTTGAAGCCTTGCAGACAACCTTTCGGTTAATGGACCAAGATTTTAGCCAGATGACTAAGCGCGAAGTGCGTAACGAAGCCGGAGATGTTAATCCAACTTACGTGTTACATGGTCGCTATGAATTACAAAGCCAATTTGATGGTATTGCC is a window encoding:
- the gspF gene encoding type II secretion system inner membrane protein GspF produces the protein MAAFEYRALDKKGKEKSGILEADTAKQVRQMLREKAMMPLEVSPAAERDKQHSGGGFKLFQGYKPSVADLALITRQLATLIQSSLPVEAAVMAVAEQCEKPRLKRMLMSVRSKVVEGYTLADGMSEFPHVFDNLYRSMVAAGEKSGHLDQVLNRLADYTEQRQHMRSQITQAMVYPTILVIFAIAIVSVLLGTVVPKILKTFEKSNQVLPWTTEWVMAASNFVQDYWLASLVVITGSIIMMKRALQQPKVRFWFDSKLLVMPGIGKVSRGINTARFARTLSILSSSSVPLLEGMKISGQVLENEKIKAAVAEAATRVSEGASLRAALQQTKLFPPMMLHMIASGEKSGELEQMLERAANNQDREFESMVSVSLKLLEPAMIASMAVIVLFIVMAILQPIMAMNKAVGL
- the gspG gene encoding type II secretion system major pseudopilin GspG, whose amino-acid sequence is MKKQSGFSLLEVMVVLVIIGMIMSIVAPNIMGSQEEAAIDKAHLDIQQLEDAMNMYKLKNKAFPTTEQGLEALVTQTTIDPVPKRFPDGGFISKLPEDPWGNPYQLVSPGEMGKIDIFSMGPDGEVGTEDDIGNWDEEK
- a CDS encoding prepilin-type N-terminal cleavage/methylation domain-containing protein, yielding MSPELSTVKTQHGFSLIEILVVIVIIAFATKMVTYSFGGDMEEELEKKALRTHSVLNMASEFAVLNQVELGLHLDKNTLELLVFDGDKWTTLESEELYKPIEFSEHYRVELKIEDLAWAQDNLLEQANWRELMGTSDDESLLELKKLKVPQVLILSSGEVSAFQLTIELAEQSEPVYFIEGEFMAPVNLRMEPEA
- the gspI gene encoding type II secretion system minor pseudopilin GspI, which encodes MRTSRGFTLLEVMVAMSICAMAGIAAMQATGEHITHISTLEDQTYASWVAENRLVEMRASGDKWSGTNGQKGEEELAERTWYWQQKVTATADPSFVKVTVEVFSDEALKHSVYDLTTFMLKDKS